The proteins below come from a single Alnus glutinosa chromosome 9, dhAlnGlut1.1, whole genome shotgun sequence genomic window:
- the LOC133877744 gene encoding uncharacterized protein LOC133877744: MARMKLFALELPLEIQHPVHPNHNLVLVAPEEEDRTCDACLRLWNRCFAYQCHSCNFDLDIECASASWPTKRDDCHQHEFVPIFQEIQFTCKLCGEDWSGDAQADSHSVTLIYSLGKVFKEHDHAFCSFCGRKVNLKYAGYYCQQCDFEHDDTLCNLCFTKLNLKRAGYYCHQCDFVAHLGCARKNSIEPIDTTYSSDSSIESDVNEYIYLEEDEDREEVKRFYHEHKLILSRNEVEFDHRKLICEGCMQSISAPFYSCEQCDYFLHSTCARLPLKNSERRLGTNGANYYGAVFVCNECVFAMDFECATLPLKVKCEYDSHHLSLTYTVENDSEEYYCLICEEERNTNHWFYYCVDFNFAAHPQCAIGPYPYIKYETNFTQEDGHQHPFNFSWRTKNSHPCDACGKTFENETLEGETSVGAMGLNCTQCKSIIHWDYKCIRKLEEKLLSTY; encoded by the exons ATGGCGAGAATGAAGTTGTTTGCTCTGG AGTTACCCCTTGAGATACAACACCCTGTACATCCAAACCACAACCTTGTTCTCGTCGCGCCAGAAGAAGAGGACAGGACTTGTGATGCCTGCCTTAGGCTTTGGAACAGATGCTTCGCCTACCAGTGCCATAGTTGCAATTTCGACCTTGACATAGAATGTGCCTCAGCCAGTTGGCCAACTAAACGTGACGACTGTCACCAACATGAATTCGTTCCCATCTTTCAAGAGATCCAGTTCACTTGTAAACTCTGTGGTGAGGATTGGAGCGGCGACGCCCAG GCAGATAGTCACTCGGTCACTCTCATCTATTCCCTTGGTAAAGTGTTCAAAGAGCACGACCATGCATTCTGTTCCTTCTGCGGTAGAAAGGTCAACCTCAAGTATGCGGGTTATTATTGCCAACAATGTGATTTC GAGCACGACGACACATTATGTAACCTCTGTTTTACAAAGCTCAACCTCAAGCGTGCGGGCTATTATTGTCACCAATGTGATTTCGTAGCCCACTTGGGATGCGCCCGCAAAAATTCGATTGAACCAATTGATACCACATACTCAAGTGACTCAAGCATAGAATCTGATGTCAACGAGTATATCTACTTAGAAGAGGATGAAGACCGTGAGGAGGTCAAACGTTTCTATCACGAACATAAGTTAATCCTCAGCCGCAACGAAGTCGAGTTTGATCATCGTAAGCTCATCTGTGAAGGTTGTATGCAATCAATTTCCGCCCCATTTTATAGTTGTGAGCAATGCGACTACTTTCTCCATAGTACCTGCGCTAGACTACCCTTAAAGAA CTCGGAGAGAAGATTAGGGACAAATGGTGCAAACTATTATGGTGCAGTATTTGTATGCAATGAATGTGTATTTGCGATGGATTTTGAATGtgcaacactccccctcaaagttAAGTGTGAGTATGACTCACATCACCTCTCACTTACTTATACAGTTGAAAATGATTCTGAAGAATATTATTGTctaatttgtgaagaagaaagaaatacaaACCATTGGTTCTATTACTGTGTAGATTTCAACTTTGCCGCTCACCCTCAATGCGCAATTGGACCATATCCCTACATTAAGTATGAAACGAATTTTACTCAAGAAGATGGTCATCAACACCCTTTCAATTTTTCCTGGAGAACTAAGAACTCTCATCCATGTGATGCTTGTggtaaaacttttgaaaatgaaaCTTTGGAGGGTGAAACTTCTGTGGGAGCTATGGGCCTAAACTGTACACAATGCAAATCCATTATCCATTGGGACTATAAATGTATACggaaattagaagaaaaacttCTTAGCACTTATTAG
- the LOC133877745 gene encoding uncharacterized protein LOC133877745: MVGQTEARKPTGVILLAGQPRTGKTAIAMGLAKLLGQETLFAMLASSKLFSLEMSKTEALTQAFRKAISVCIKEETEVIEGEVIEIQIDLHAIAEAASKTGKLTLKSTEMEIVYNLGTKMIEALGKEKVQSRDVVAIDT; the protein is encoded by the coding sequence ATGGTGGGCCAGACCGAAGCTCGCAAGCCTACCGGTGTCATCCTCCTGGCGGGTCAGCCTAGAACCGGCAAGACCGCCATCGCCATGGGCCTGGCCAAGTTGCTTGGCCAGGAGACCCTGTTCGCCATGCTCGCCAGCAGCAAGCTCTTCTCGTTGGAGATGTCGAAGACTGAAGCCCTAACCCAGGCCTTCCGCAAGGCCATCAGTGTGTGCATCAAGGAAGAGACCGAGGTCATCGAGGGAGAGGTCATAGAGATCCAGATTGACCTCCATGCCATCGCCGAAGCAGCCTCTAAGACCGGTAAGCTGACTTTGAAGTCCACGGAAATGGAGATAGTGTACAACTTGGGCACAAAGATGATTGAGGCGCTGGGGAAGGAGAAGGTGCAGAGCAGAGACGTTGTGGCCATCGACACGTGA